Proteins from a single region of Flavobacterium sp. YJ01:
- a CDS encoding glycoside hydrolase family 65 protein: MNQDYIKPDNWSIIEEGFDAERVKSSESLFSIGNGAMGQRANFEETYSAETFQGSYIAGIYYPDKTKVGWWKNGYPKYFAKVLNAPNWIGIDIEINEENLDLNTCTEVRNFRRELNMKEGWYNRSFEAILKNGTEIAVNVRRFLSLDLDEAGIIKYDITPLNKDAKIVYKPYIDAGVTNEDANWEEKFWEPLEVKKSTNEAFVTAQTFKTHFKVTTFMHNTILANGENINVSPSTIDSTTDKVQYTYGTIIAKGQTSSIQKIGGYTVSLNHENTLAGAEKVIKSAVALGYETLLQNQIDAWAKVWEMSDITIEGDVKAQQGIRFNIFQLNQTYSGKDSRLNIGPKGFTGEKYGGSTYWDTEAYCIPFYMATKDQQVARNLLTYRYNQLDKAIENAKDNLGFKNGAALYPMVTMNGEECHNEWEITHEEIHRNGAIAFAIYNYYRYTGDYSYIPEKGLEVLIGIARFWHQRASFSKDKNQYVILGVTGPNEYENNINNNFYTNYIAKWCIDFAAEQIEKVASEYPADHKRILEKVTLSANEIQEWKKVADDMYFPISKELGIFLQQDGFLDKDLVPVKDLDRSQRPINQKWSWDRVLRSPYIKQADVLQGFYFFEDHFSKDELKRNFEFYESFTVHESSLSPCVHSIQAAALDKMDMAYTFYLRTSRLDLDDYNKEVEEGCHITSMAGTWMSIVEGFGGMRVKNDQLHFSPKIPKEWKGYSFKINFRNQILKVAVNHNETTFTVDGDQDLTIIVNGNPEIASKFVQIN, encoded by the coding sequence ATGAACCAAGATTATATAAAACCAGACAATTGGTCTATTATTGAAGAAGGATTTGATGCGGAGAGAGTAAAATCTTCTGAAAGTCTTTTTAGTATCGGAAACGGCGCTATGGGACAGCGTGCGAATTTTGAAGAAACTTATTCTGCTGAAACTTTTCAGGGAAGTTATATTGCCGGAATATATTATCCAGACAAAACAAAAGTGGGCTGGTGGAAAAACGGTTATCCGAAATATTTTGCCAAAGTACTTAACGCTCCAAACTGGATTGGAATTGACATTGAAATCAACGAAGAAAATCTTGATTTAAATACGTGTACCGAAGTTAGAAACTTCCGCAGAGAATTGAATATGAAAGAAGGATGGTACAATCGTTCTTTTGAAGCTATTCTAAAAAACGGAACTGAAATCGCGGTAAATGTTCGTCGTTTTCTTTCGTTAGATTTAGACGAAGCGGGAATCATTAAATACGATATTACACCTTTAAATAAAGATGCAAAAATCGTTTACAAACCTTATATTGACGCTGGTGTAACCAATGAAGATGCGAACTGGGAAGAAAAATTCTGGGAACCACTTGAAGTTAAAAAAAGTACAAACGAAGCTTTTGTAACGGCTCAAACGTTTAAAACGCATTTTAAAGTTACGACTTTCATGCACAATACGATTTTGGCAAACGGAGAAAACATCAACGTTTCGCCATCGACAATCGATTCAACAACAGATAAAGTTCAGTACACATACGGAACGATTATCGCAAAAGGACAAACCTCATCAATCCAAAAAATTGGTGGTTATACCGTTTCTTTAAACCACGAAAATACTTTGGCTGGAGCCGAAAAAGTAATCAAATCTGCTGTTGCTTTAGGTTACGAAACCTTGCTTCAAAATCAAATTGATGCTTGGGCAAAAGTTTGGGAAATGTCAGATATTACGATTGAAGGCGATGTAAAAGCGCAACAGGGAATTCGTTTCAACATTTTCCAATTAAACCAGACCTATTCAGGAAAAGATTCTCGTTTAAATATTGGTCCAAAAGGTTTCACCGGAGAAAAATATGGCGGATCAACATATTGGGATACTGAAGCATATTGTATTCCGTTTTACATGGCGACAAAAGATCAGCAAGTTGCGAGAAACTTATTGACGTATCGTTACAATCAATTAGATAAAGCGATTGAAAATGCTAAGGATAACTTAGGTTTCAAAAACGGCGCGGCACTTTATCCAATGGTTACCATGAATGGTGAAGAATGCCACAACGAATGGGAAATCACGCACGAAGAAATTCACAGAAATGGAGCGATTGCTTTTGCGATCTACAACTATTACCGTTACACCGGCGATTACTCTTATATTCCTGAAAAAGGTTTAGAAGTTTTAATCGGAATTGCGCGTTTTTGGCACCAAAGAGCTTCTTTCTCAAAAGATAAAAATCAGTATGTAATTCTTGGTGTTACAGGACCAAACGAATACGAAAATAACATCAACAATAATTTCTACACCAATTATATTGCAAAATGGTGTATTGATTTTGCTGCTGAACAAATTGAAAAAGTGGCTTCAGAATATCCTGCAGATCACAAACGCATTTTAGAAAAAGTTACCCTTTCGGCGAATGAAATTCAGGAATGGAAAAAAGTGGCTGATGATATGTATTTTCCTATTTCTAAAGAACTTGGGATCTTCTTGCAGCAAGATGGTTTCTTAGACAAGGATTTAGTTCCGGTAAAAGATTTAGATCGTTCACAGCGTCCAATTAATCAAAAATGGTCTTGGGATCGTGTTTTACGTTCGCCATACATTAAACAAGCCGACGTTTTACAAGGATTCTATTTCTTTGAAGATCATTTCTCAAAAGACGAATTAAAACGAAATTTCGAGTTTTACGAATCGTTTACTGTTCACGAAAGTTCGCTTTCGCCTTGCGTACACTCTATTCAGGCAGCGGCATTAGATAAAATGGACATGGCATATACATTTTATTTAAGAACATCTCGTTTGGATTTGGACGATTATAATAAAGAAGTGGAAGAAGGTTGTCATATCACGTCAATGGCCGGTACATGGATGAGTATCGTGGAAGGCTTTGGAGGAATGCGTGTTAAAAATGACCAATTGCATTTCTCACCAAAAATCCCAAAAGAATGGAAAGGATATTCTTTTAAAATTAATTTCAGAAATCAAATTTTAAAAGTAGCTGTAAATCACAACGAAACAACTTTTACTGTAGACGGCGATCAAGATTTAACAATTATCGTTAATGGAAATCCTGAAATTGCAAGTAAATTTGTACAAATTAATTAA
- a CDS encoding LacI family DNA-binding transcriptional regulator translates to MKRKITLKQIAKELDVSISTVSKSLRNSLEIGEETREKVQAFAKFYNYKPNNIALSLKNRKTKSIGIIIPEIVHYFFSTVINGIEQVANEHGYSVVICLSDDSFDKEVLNMEMLANGSIDGFIMSLSKETQYKGDFHHITEVINQGMPVVMFDRVTNDILCDKVIIDDKAAAYEAVQSLIDNGRKKIALVTTVDYVSVGKLRTDGYEKALLDNGIPFNEDLIIKIEDVDTCEITISQLLHDRAFDAVFAVNELFAVTIIKTASKMGLKVPEDLAVIAFTDGIISKYSTPSITTVSQSGEKMGNKAAKMLIERLEAEHEEEEEENENYTTEVIETHLIKRESTD, encoded by the coding sequence ATGAAACGCAAAATAACTCTAAAACAGATTGCAAAGGAACTAGACGTATCTATTTCAACTGTCTCAAAATCACTTAGAAACAGCCTCGAAATTGGAGAAGAAACTAGAGAAAAAGTTCAGGCTTTTGCAAAGTTTTACAACTATAAACCGAACAACATTGCCCTTAGTTTAAAAAACCGAAAAACTAAGAGTATTGGCATCATTATACCCGAAATTGTACATTATTTTTTCTCTACCGTAATCAACGGAATTGAACAGGTTGCGAATGAACACGGTTACAGCGTAGTTATCTGTTTATCAGACGATTCTTTTGACAAAGAAGTACTAAATATGGAAATGTTGGCCAATGGAAGTATCGATGGTTTTATCATGTCTCTTTCTAAAGAAACCCAGTACAAAGGCGATTTCCATCATATTACAGAAGTTATCAATCAGGGAATGCCAGTTGTCATGTTTGATCGTGTAACAAATGATATTTTATGCGACAAAGTGATTATTGATGACAAAGCCGCTGCATATGAAGCGGTTCAGAGTTTGATTGATAATGGAAGAAAAAAAATCGCTTTAGTAACAACTGTTGATTATGTGAGCGTTGGAAAATTAAGAACAGACGGTTATGAAAAAGCACTTTTAGATAACGGAATTCCTTTTAACGAAGATTTAATCATTAAAATCGAAGATGTAGATACCTGCGAAATAACCATTAGCCAATTACTACACGATAGAGCTTTTGATGCGGTTTTTGCTGTAAATGAGCTTTTTGCCGTGACTATTATCAAAACGGCATCTAAAATGGGATTAAAAGTTCCCGAAGATTTAGCTGTAATTGCATTTACTGATGGAATTATTTCAAAATATTCTACGCCAAGCATTACAACGGTAAGTCAGAGTGGCGAAAAAATGGGAAATAAAGCCGCTAAAATGCTTATTGAAAGACTAGAAGCTGAACATGAAGAAGAAGAGGAAGAAAACGAAAATTACACCACAGAAGTCATAGAAACGCATCTTATAAAAAGAGAATCTACTGACTAA
- a CDS encoding glycoside hydrolase family 97 protein: MKNLFFASLILFAFSTVAKAQQLKSPEGKFVMEFSLQNDGTPTYNLKYKNKEVVKTSKLGLELKDDKKSLLNDFTVVDTKTSTFDETWKPVWGEVDHIRNHYNELAVTLNQKGTDRQIVIRFRLFEDGLGFRYEFPAQKNLTYFVIKEERSQFAMTGDHTAFWIPGDYDTQEYDYTKSKLSEIRGLSEKAYTANVSQKSFSPTGVQTSLMLKTNDGIYINLHEAALINYSCMHLNLDDKNMTFTSWLTPDAKGDKGYMQAPSHSPWRTIIVSDDAREILASKMTYNLNDPSKIENTSWIKPVKYIGVWWEMITGKSSWSYTNDYPTVQLGVTDFAKAKPNGTHGANNANVKKYIDFAAANGFDAVLVEGWNEGWEDWFGHSKDYVFDFLTPYPDFDVKGLHEYAKSKGVKIIMHHETSGSVRNYERHMDAAYKFMNDNGYDAVKSGYVGDILPRGENHYSQWIVNHYQYAIEKAADYKIMVNAHEAVRPTGIARTYPNLIGNEAARGTEYQAFGGSKPNHVTVLPFTRLIGGPMDYTPGIFEMDISKMNPENKSHVNSTIANQLALYVTMYSPLQMAADTPENYNRFPDAFQFIKDVAVDWSESKYIEAEPGDFITVARKAKGTNNWFVGNVNGETPRTSNIDFSFLEKGKKYTATIYADAKDAHYKTNPQAYTIKKIAVTNKSKLSQFSAPGGGYTISIIENK, from the coding sequence ATGAAAAACTTATTTTTCGCAAGTTTAATTTTGTTTGCGTTTAGCACGGTTGCAAAAGCGCAGCAATTAAAATCACCCGAAGGCAAGTTCGTAATGGAATTTTCTCTTCAAAACGACGGAACTCCAACGTACAATTTAAAATACAAAAACAAAGAAGTTGTAAAAACCAGTAAACTTGGTCTTGAACTTAAAGACGATAAAAAATCTTTATTGAACGATTTTACTGTTGTTGATACAAAAACTTCCACTTTTGATGAAACTTGGAAACCAGTTTGGGGAGAAGTAGATCACATCAGAAATCATTATAATGAATTGGCTGTAACTTTAAACCAAAAAGGAACAGACAGACAAATCGTAATTCGTTTCCGTTTATTCGAAGACGGACTTGGATTTAGATATGAATTTCCAGCGCAAAAGAATCTTACTTACTTTGTAATCAAAGAAGAAAGATCTCAATTTGCAATGACCGGAGATCATACTGCTTTCTGGATTCCAGGAGATTATGACACTCAAGAATACGATTATACAAAATCGAAATTATCTGAAATTAGAGGTTTATCTGAAAAAGCATATACCGCAAACGTTTCTCAAAAATCATTTTCACCAACAGGAGTTCAGACTTCTTTGATGTTAAAAACAAACGACGGAATCTACATCAACTTACACGAAGCGGCTTTGATCAACTATTCTTGTATGCACTTGAATTTAGATGATAAAAACATGACTTTTACGTCTTGGTTAACGCCAGATGCAAAAGGAGATAAAGGATATATGCAGGCGCCAAGCCACTCTCCTTGGAGAACTATTATTGTGAGCGATGACGCTAGAGAAATCTTAGCTTCAAAAATGACTTACAACTTAAACGATCCATCAAAAATTGAAAATACTTCTTGGATCAAGCCAGTAAAATACATTGGTGTTTGGTGGGAAATGATTACAGGAAAAAGCTCTTGGTCTTACACAAATGATTACCCAACAGTTCAATTAGGTGTGACTGATTTCGCGAAAGCAAAACCAAACGGAACTCACGGAGCAAACAATGCTAACGTAAAAAAATACATTGACTTCGCTGCTGCAAATGGTTTCGACGCTGTTTTAGTGGAAGGATGGAACGAAGGCTGGGAAGACTGGTTTGGACACTCTAAAGATTATGTTTTTGATTTCTTAACACCTTACCCAGATTTTGATGTAAAAGGTTTACACGAATACGCAAAATCTAAAGGTGTAAAAATCATCATGCACCACGAAACTTCAGGATCTGTTCGTAACTACGAGCGCCACATGGATGCTGCTTACAAATTCATGAACGATAACGGATATGATGCTGTAAAAAGTGGTTATGTAGGTGATATTTTACCAAGAGGTGAAAATCATTATAGCCAATGGATTGTAAACCACTATCAATATGCTATCGAAAAAGCAGCTGATTACAAAATTATGGTGAACGCTCACGAAGCGGTTCGTCCAACAGGAATTGCTAGAACGTATCCTAACTTAATTGGAAACGAAGCAGCAAGAGGAACAGAATACCAAGCGTTTGGAGGTTCTAAACCAAATCACGTAACGGTATTGCCTTTTACACGTTTAATTGGAGGTCCAATGGATTATACACCGGGAATCTTCGAAATGGATATTAGCAAAATGAATCCTGAAAACAAATCGCATGTAAACAGTACAATTGCAAACCAATTGGCTTTATATGTTACTATGTACAGTCCATTACAAATGGCTGCTGATACTCCAGAAAACTACAACCGTTTCCCAGATGCATTCCAATTCATTAAAGACGTAGCTGTAGACTGGTCAGAAAGTAAATATATTGAAGCTGAACCAGGAGATTTCATTACAGTTGCTCGTAAAGCAAAAGGAACAAACAACTGGTTCGTTGGAAACGTAAACGGTGAAACTCCTCGTACTTCAAACATCGATTTCAGCTTCCTTGAAAAAGGAAAAAAATACACAGCTACAATTTATGCTGATGCAAAAGATGCGCATTACAAAACGAATCCGCAAGCTTATACTATCAAGAAAATTGCTGTAACAAACAAATCAAAATTATCTCAGTTTTCTGCTCCAGGAGGAGGTTATACGATAAGCATTATTGAAAACAAATAA
- a CDS encoding prolyl oligopeptidase family serine peptidase, whose protein sequence is MRFKINFLIFLFATFGFNTYSQTKTKASYDYLLYLPKDYTKGAKKYQLVIYLHGGSQKGNDLNKLKIYGLPYLVEKGQDFDFIIASPQCPDNKYWSTENWFETLYADLEVKYRIDKSRIYITGISMGGYGAYITALDFPDKFAAVVALCGGINDSDLTRVCNLSKIPIWAFHGTADDKIPFSETERIAKGLESCTTKNNFKFTRLENEGHEIQYLYETKPEIYKWMLEQKKSK, encoded by the coding sequence ATGCGCTTCAAAATTAATTTCTTGATTTTCCTTTTTGCCACTTTTGGATTTAATACATATTCCCAAACCAAAACAAAAGCATCTTATGATTATCTTTTGTATTTGCCGAAAGACTATACCAAAGGAGCCAAAAAATATCAGCTAGTAATTTATTTGCATGGCGGTTCGCAAAAAGGGAATGATTTGAATAAACTTAAAATCTACGGTCTTCCCTATTTAGTAGAAAAAGGTCAGGATTTTGATTTTATAATTGCTTCGCCTCAATGTCCAGACAATAAATACTGGTCAACTGAAAATTGGTTCGAAACATTATATGCCGATTTAGAAGTAAAATATAGAATAGATAAAAGCAGAATTTACATTACCGGAATCAGTATGGGAGGTTACGGTGCATATATTACGGCTTTAGATTTTCCTGATAAATTCGCAGCTGTTGTTGCGCTTTGCGGCGGCATTAACGACAGCGATTTAACAAGAGTCTGCAATCTCAGTAAAATTCCAATTTGGGCTTTTCACGGAACTGCCGATGATAAAATTCCATTTAGTGAAACAGAAAGAATTGCAAAAGGTCTTGAATCATGTACAACCAAAAACAATTTCAAATTTACACGTTTAGAAAATGAAGGTCATGAAATTCAGTATTTATACGAAACAAAACCTGAAATTTATAAATGGATGCTTGAACAGAAGAAATCTAAATAA
- a CDS encoding MFS transporter, whose amino-acid sequence MEKRKLSFWEIWNMSFGFLGIQFGFALQNANTSRIFETLGAKIDEIPILWIAAPVSGLIIQPVIGYFSDRTWTRLGRRRPYFLIGAILSSVALFVMPNSPTLWIAAGTLWIMDASINVSMEPFRAFVGDNLPDHQRALGFVMQSFFIGTGAVVGSVLPYLFTNVFDVSNVAPKGIIPDAVKWSFYIGGIVFLLSVLWTVFKSTEYTPEELHAFEANSKKDTEDVSNSETESGVSTKRQLFLGLLFAGIGALISFLIFENSLAKELYILFIGLIFMGVLFVIASQLRTKKVHNGFTIIMTDLLNMPKTMQKLAWVQFFSWFALFSMWIYTTQAVTQHIFGTTDTTSKTYNDAADWVSVLFTVYNGIAAAVAFLLPIIAKKVGVRATHLLALCAGGVGLISVYFIGDKQMLILPMLGVGIAWASILSMPYAMLSGALPAAKMGYYMGVFNFFVVIPQIVAATILGFVIKQFFHNEPIYALIIGGVSMIFAGLLTLRVNSKTKIEIHE is encoded by the coding sequence ATGGAAAAGCGTAAATTAAGTTTCTGGGAAATTTGGAACATGAGTTTCGGTTTCTTAGGAATACAATTTGGTTTTGCACTGCAAAACGCAAATACTTCAAGAATTTTTGAAACCCTTGGTGCTAAAATAGACGAAATCCCAATTTTGTGGATTGCTGCGCCTGTTTCTGGTTTAATTATTCAGCCCGTTATTGGTTATTTCAGCGATAGAACCTGGACTCGTTTAGGCAGAAGACGCCCCTATTTTTTAATTGGTGCTATTTTGTCATCGGTGGCTTTGTTCGTAATGCCCAATTCTCCAACTTTATGGATTGCTGCGGGAACTTTATGGATAATGGATGCCTCGATAAACGTTTCAATGGAACCTTTCCGTGCTTTTGTGGGCGATAATTTACCCGACCATCAGCGCGCATTGGGCTTTGTTATGCAGAGTTTTTTCATTGGTACAGGTGCCGTTGTTGGTTCTGTTCTGCCTTATCTTTTTACAAATGTCTTTGACGTTAGCAATGTTGCACCTAAAGGAATTATTCCAGATGCAGTAAAATGGTCTTTTTATATTGGCGGAATTGTTTTTCTGCTTTCCGTTTTATGGACCGTTTTTAAATCAACCGAATATACTCCCGAAGAACTTCATGCATTTGAAGCTAACAGCAAAAAAGACACCGAAGACGTATCAAATTCTGAAACAGAATCTGGCGTTTCTACAAAAAGACAATTGTTTTTAGGATTATTGTTTGCTGGTATCGGAGCATTAATTTCATTTTTAATTTTCGAAAACAGCCTCGCTAAAGAACTTTATATTCTATTTATTGGTTTAATTTTTATGGGCGTTTTATTTGTAATTGCATCTCAGTTACGAACTAAAAAAGTCCACAATGGTTTTACTATAATTATGACGGATTTATTGAATATGCCAAAAACAATGCAAAAATTAGCTTGGGTTCAATTCTTCTCTTGGTTTGCGCTTTTCTCCATGTGGATTTACACCACTCAAGCAGTTACGCAGCATATTTTTGGAACTACAGACACAACTTCCAAAACCTACAATGATGCCGCCGACTGGGTTTCGGTATTGTTTACAGTTTACAACGGAATTGCCGCAGCAGTTGCTTTCTTATTACCAATTATCGCAAAAAAAGTAGGCGTTAGAGCAACACATTTATTGGCATTATGCGCAGGCGGTGTTGGTTTAATTTCAGTTTATTTTATTGGCGATAAACAAATGCTTATCCTCCCAATGCTAGGAGTTGGTATTGCATGGGCAAGTATTTTATCAATGCCTTACGCTATGTTATCTGGCGCTTTGCCAGCTGCAAAAATGGGTTATTATATGGGAGTTTTTAACTTTTTCGTAGTAATTCCGCAAATCGTAGCCGCTACGATATTAGGATTTGTAATCAAACAATTCTTCCATAATGAACCTATTTACGCTCTAATAATTGGAGGTGTATCAATGATTTTCGCAGGATTATTGACTCTTAGAGTAAATAGTAAAACTAAAATTGAAATCCATGAATAA
- a CDS encoding glycoside hydrolase family 13 protein produces MNIQKTYFNTNHIFYKLVLIVLLFSASAKAQIQKVEPPFWYAGMKNSELQIMFYGKNIAQYEASVSNNVAIKNVEKTENPNYLFVTIDTKDVKASELTFSFKNKNKVAFTQKYALKERRANSADRKSYDASDLIYLIMPDRFANGNPKNDSDASLTEKGNRQDPSGRHGGDIEGIIKNLDYISSLGATTIWSTPLCEDNDKQHSYHTYGQSDVYKIDPRYGTNDDYARLSAEMHKKNMKLVMDYVTNHWGITHWMMKDIPTKTWFNQFETFTQTHHRREVITDIHASKIDQEVCVDGWFVPSMPDLNLRNPLVAKYLTQNAIWWIEFANLDGFRVDTYNYSDKTAMANWAKAITDEYPNFNIVGEIWMHNQANLAFWQKDSKIGAIENYNSNLPSVMDFTLQSQITSAFSEDEPNWDSGLIKFYNNFAMDFLYPNTNNILVFSENHDTDRMNEKFKYDLPKYKLAMTLLATVRGIPQIYYGSEIGMGGDKGKGGDADIRQDFPGGWAGDKNNAFTKEGRTKEQAAFFDFSSKLFNWRKSNEAVHFGKMTHYIPENNTYVYFRYTDTKTVMVVFNNNAKEQVVKTNRFKENIKNFKLGKDVITGKTFDLATEITLEPKSALVLELE; encoded by the coding sequence ATGAACATCCAAAAAACATATTTTAATACAAACCACATATTCTACAAACTAGTCCTAATAGTTTTGTTATTTTCCGCTTCCGCGAAAGCGCAAATCCAAAAAGTAGAACCGCCATTTTGGTATGCAGGAATGAAAAATTCGGAACTGCAAATTATGTTCTACGGAAAAAATATTGCACAGTATGAAGCTTCTGTTTCTAATAATGTGGCGATTAAAAACGTTGAGAAAACAGAAAATCCCAATTACCTTTTTGTAACCATCGATACAAAAGATGTAAAAGCTTCTGAATTAACTTTTTCATTCAAAAACAAAAATAAAGTCGCTTTTACTCAAAAATATGCTCTTAAAGAGAGAAGAGCCAATTCTGCCGACAGAAAAAGTTATGATGCATCTGATCTAATTTACCTAATCATGCCGGATCGTTTTGCTAACGGAAATCCGAAAAACGATAGCGATGCTTCTTTAACTGAAAAAGGAAACCGTCAAGATCCAAGCGGACGTCACGGCGGGGATATTGAAGGAATTATCAAAAACTTAGATTATATTTCGTCTCTTGGTGCAACCACAATTTGGAGCACGCCTTTATGCGAAGACAACGATAAACAGCATTCATATCATACTTACGGACAATCTGATGTTTACAAAATCGATCCGCGTTACGGAACAAATGACGATTACGCTCGTTTATCGGCAGAAATGCACAAAAAAAACATGAAACTGGTTATGGATTATGTGACCAATCACTGGGGAATTACGCATTGGATGATGAAAGATATTCCAACCAAAACATGGTTCAATCAATTTGAAACTTTCACTCAAACACACCACAGACGCGAAGTAATTACCGATATTCACGCTTCAAAAATAGATCAAGAAGTTTGTGTAGACGGATGGTTCGTTCCTTCAATGCCGGATTTAAATTTAAGAAATCCACTTGTTGCCAAATACTTAACTCAAAATGCTATTTGGTGGATTGAATTTGCTAATCTTGACGGATTTAGAGTTGATACTTATAACTATTCAGATAAAACGGCAATGGCAAATTGGGCAAAAGCCATTACAGATGAATATCCTAATTTTAATATTGTGGGTGAAATCTGGATGCACAATCAAGCTAATTTAGCTTTTTGGCAAAAAGACAGTAAAATTGGAGCAATTGAAAACTACAATTCAAACCTTCCATCTGTAATGGATTTTACGCTTCAGAGTCAAATTACTTCTGCTTTCAGTGAAGATGAACCAAATTGGGACAGCGGATTGATTAAATTCTACAACAATTTTGCAATGGATTTTTTATATCCAAACACTAATAATATTTTGGTTTTTTCCGAAAATCACGATACAGATCGTATGAACGAAAAATTCAAATATGATTTACCAAAATACAAACTGGCAATGACTTTATTGGCAACAGTTCGTGGAATTCCGCAAATCTATTACGGATCAGAAATCGGAATGGGTGGTGATAAAGGTAAAGGCGGCGATGCCGATATTCGTCAGGATTTCCCAGGAGGATGGGCTGGAGATAAAAACAACGCTTTTACAAAAGAAGGAAGAACTAAAGAACAAGCAGCTTTCTTTGATTTCAGTTCAAAATTATTCAACTGGAGAAAATCGAATGAAGCAGTTCATTTCGGAAAAATGACACATTATATTCCTGAAAACAATACATATGTATATTTCAGATATACGGATACAAAAACGGTAATGGTAGTTTTCAATAACAATGCAAAAGAGCAAGTTGTAAAAACCAATCGTTTTAAAGAAAACATCAAAAACTTTAAATTAGGAAAAGATGTAATTACAGGAAAAACATTCGATTTAGCTACAGAAATTACTTTAGAGCCAAAATCAGCTTTGGTTTTAGAATTGGAATAA
- the pgmB gene encoding beta-phosphoglucomutase gives MNNKKAFIFDLDGVIVDTAKYHFLAWQKIAKSLNINFTHEDNELLKGVSRVRSLDIILGLGNVQASQEDKDKWLIQKNEDYLSYLVDMDESEVLPGVLKILKLLKDKNQGIALGSASKNARPILEKTGVLSYFDVIVDGNDVSNAKPDPEVFLKAAQLLNIDPKNSIVFEDSVAGIQAANIAEMVSVGIGEETILHEADHIFKDFTQIETSFIEELIG, from the coding sequence ATGAATAATAAAAAAGCATTCATCTTCGACCTTGACGGTGTTATCGTCGATACTGCTAAATATCACTTTTTGGCTTGGCAGAAAATCGCCAAATCGTTAAATATAAATTTTACACATGAAGACAATGAACTTTTAAAAGGCGTTAGCCGAGTTCGTTCTCTAGACATTATACTTGGATTAGGAAATGTTCAGGCTTCTCAGGAAGACAAAGACAAATGGTTGATTCAAAAAAACGAAGATTATTTATCTTATTTAGTGGACATGGATGAAAGTGAGGTTCTTCCAGGAGTTTTAAAAATTCTAAAACTATTAAAAGATAAAAATCAAGGAATTGCATTAGGTTCTGCCAGCAAAAATGCAAGACCAATTTTAGAAAAAACAGGAGTTCTGTCTTACTTCGATGTTATTGTTGACGGAAATGATGTCAGCAATGCAAAACCAGATCCTGAAGTTTTCTTAAAAGCGGCTCAATTATTAAACATTGATCCAAAAAATTCAATTGTATTTGAAGATTCTGTTGCCGGAATTCAGGCAGCAAACATTGCAGAAATGGTAAGTGTGGGAATTGGTGAGGAAACAATTTTACATGAAGCTGATCACATTTTTAAAGATTTTACCCAAATCGAAACAAGCTTTATTGAAGAGTTAATTGGATAA